GTGAAATGCTAATCTAACCCGGCATCCGCTGGTTCCTTCCGAAACATGTCGCAGCATGACCTGACTGGAGATCGTCGGTGGAGTAGAGCACTGATTGGCGGTTCCGGGGGGGAAACCCCTCGCCCGCTTGTCAAACTCCAAACCCACCGTCATCAAAGAAAGTCGGAGTCCGGACTGCTGGGGTAAGCTTGTAGTCCGTAAGGGAGACAACCCAGCCCGTGGTTAAGGTCCCCAAGTGTCGACTAAGTGTAAACGCTAAAGGGCGTCCCAAGCCCAAGACAGCTGGAAGGTTAGCTTAGAAGCAGCTACCCTTCAAAGAGTGCGTAACAGCTCACCAGTCGAGGTTTGGGGCCCCGAAAATTGACGGGGCTCAAGTCGACCACCGATACCACGGAGTACCGCAAGGTAATCTCGTAGGAAGGCGTTGTGTTCGGACTGAAGCAGGGCTGTGAAGTCCTGTGGACCGTTCACAAACGAAAATCCTGGTAATAGTAGCAGCAAAGCAGGGTGAGAATCCCTGCCGCCGAAGGGGCCAGGTTTCCTCGGCAATGATCGTCAGCCGAGGGTTAGTCGGTCCTAAGACGTACCGTAATTCGAGTACGCCAAAAGGGAAACAGGTTAATATTCCTGTACCATTTAGCACTGAGTCTGACGTCTCAGGGCAGGCCGAGCGGCGTCGTCGCGCCGTCTAAGCAGCGAACCCCGTGGAGAGCCGTAATGGCGAGAAGCGGGCGAATCTGTAATGGCTAAAGTCGGCTGCACCCAGGGACCCGTGAAAAGGCAGCTAAATGTCCGTACCGAGAACTGACACAGGTGCCCCTAGCTGAAAAGGCTAAGGCGTGTCGGAGTAATTCAGTTAAGGGAATTCGGCAAATTAGCTCCGTAACTTCGGGATAAGGAGTGCCTGCTGTGAAGACAGCAGGTCGCAGTGACCAGGGGGCTCTAACTGTCTAATACCAACATAGGAGATTGCAAATCCGTAAGGACTAGTACAATCTCTGAATCCTGCTCAGTGCAGGTACCTGAAACCCCGGTTCAACGGGAAGAAGGGCCTGTAAACAGCGGGGGTAACTATGACCCTCTTAAGGTAGCGTAGTACCTTGTCGCTTAATTGGCGACTTGCATGAATGGATCAATGAGAGCCCTACTGTCCCTAACTGGAGTCCGGTGAAGCTTACATTCTAGTGCACAGTCTAGAGACCTCTAGGGGGAAGTGAAGACCCCGTGGAGCTTTACTGCAGCCTGTCGTTGGGTTGTGGTTCTGGATGTACAGTGTAGGTAGGAGGCGTCGAAGCGGGTGCGCCAGCATCCGTGGAGCCGCAATTGGGACACTACCCTTCCGGGACTACGACCCTAACTCTGCGAAGAGGACCCCGATAGGTGGGCAGTTTGCCTGGGGCGGGACGCCCTTGAAAAGATATCAAGGGCGCGCAATGGTTGACTCAAGCGGGTCGGAAACTCGCTGAAGAGTGCAAGAGCATAAGTCAGCCTGACGTTATTCAGCACAGCAGTGGATGACGAGACGAAAGTCGGTTCTAGCGAACTTTTGAGCCTCCTTGGTGGGGGCCAAAAATGACAGAAAAGTTACCCCGGGGATAATTGAGTCGTTGCCGGCAAGAGTACATATCGACCCGGCAGCTTGCTACCTCGATGTCGGTTCTTTCCATCCTGGCCGTGCAGCAGCGGCCAAGGGTGAGGTTGTTCGCCTATTAAAGGAGATCGTGAGCTGGGTTTAGACCGTCGTGAGACAGGTCGGTTACTATCTACTAGAGGTGCCAGAGGTCTGCGGGTAAGCTGCTTTTAGTACGAGAGGAACCAAGCAGCGGCGCCACTGGTGTACCGGTTGTCCGACAGGGCATCGCCGGGCAGCTACGCGCTAAGGAATAAGAGCTGAAATGCATCTAAGCTCGAAATCTGACCTAAAAAGAGACCTCTTTAAGGATTCCGGTAAAAGACCGGTTTGATAGAAACGGGATGTAAGCACCAAGGCAACGAGGTGTTCAGTCCGCGTTCACTAACTATTCGTTCCTTTCACCTAATTCAGGTCCAGGCGAAATCCGGTATGCAGCACCATACATGACTTCTTATTCCACAAAATATCCATTTTATAGGTTGAGTTTGGCGGCCATAGCGGCAGGGCAACTCCTGTACCCATCCCGAACACAGCAGATAAGCCTGCCCGCGTTCCTTACTGTACTGAAGTGTGCGAGCCTTCGGGAACTCTGGATCGCTGCCAAATTCACCTTATAATACTTTAATACTTCTAATTTTAAAACTGATTTTAAATTGATTTTTTAATTTTGGATTAATTTTTTCTTTTATTTTACTCTTTGAGATTATCTCTTCTCAATTTAGCTGTTTATGTTTATCTTACTTGTTTTCTTACAAAAAATTTTTAAAAAATGAGTATTTTAAATGCTTCCTTTCATGACTTTATTCAGATAGATATTCTCAGGGTATTGGAAATTTGCTCTTTGTCAGAGCCTTTTCACTGGTAGCCTCAAGATATCTCCAAAAAATAGATTCAGAAGATCTCTTATTCGTGGATCTGCTGAGCCAGATAGTTCTGGACACCTACCTGGTTGATCTGGTCCATCTGGGCTTCGATCCAGTCAATATGCTCAGTTTCTTCCTTAAGGATCGACTCTAGAAGTACTTTCGTGTCGTTATCTCCCAGCTCCGCCGCCAGACGGATGGCTTGATTATAGCCTTTAATAGCCTCCTCTTCGGCCCAGTGGTCGTGATCATGCATTTCCGGTACTTGACCGCCGATACGAATTTCGCTCAAATTGCTGACTATTGGCTTCCCTTCGAGGAAGAGGATGCGTTCAATCAGCTTTTCCGCGTGTCTCATCTCGGTAATAGCCCGCTTCTCGATTACATCACCCAGCCGATCATAGTTCCAGTTCTCACACATCTCGGCATGGACAAAGTATTGGTTGATAGCGGCCAGTTCATCTGCCAGACGAGCGTTTAGACAATCGATTAATTTCTGATCTCCTTTCAAACATAAACCCCCTATGCAAATTAAATTATAGTTTTTACAATTTATAGTTAACACTACAAGACTTAAGCATATTTGGGCCGTAATGAGTTTAGTAGTCACTTTCTTCATTTTTCATAGATCTGCTGTGCAAGATAATTCTGGATACCTATCTGATTGATCTGGTCCTGCTGGGCTTCTATCCAGTCTATGTGCTCTTCCTCATCCTTCAGAAACGATTCGAGGAGAGTTTTGGTGTTATTATCTCCTACTTCTGCTGCCAGGCGGATGGCTTCATTGTAAGCTCTGATTGACTCTTCTTCGGCCTGGTGGTCATATTCATGCATTTTCGGTACTTCGTCTCCTATGTGAATTTTATTCAGATTGATGACTATTGGCTTCCCTTCGAGGAAGAGGATTCGTTCTATCAACTTCTCTGCGTGTCTCATCTCAGTTATGGATCGTTTCTCGATTACGTCACCCAGACGGTCATAATTCCAGTTCTCACACATCTCGGCATGAAGAAAGTACTGGTTGATAGCAGTCAATTCATCAGCTAAAAGAGCGTTTAGACTATCGATAATTTTCTCATTTCCTTTTATACATAAACCCCCTATGCAAAGGAAATTATAGTTTTCACAATTTATAATTATTCTATTACGTTCTTTAAATATTTAGTCGACTCTTAAAAACACTACTAATTTCTGTACCGACTTCAATTCTTCTAAAAATTATAAAAATCATTTAAAGTTTTTAAATACCATAAAGTCTCTTATTTAATGCTGACAGTGAAGATATTTTTGACTTTTAACTTGAGAAGTGGGTTCTAAGTGTGGCTGATAAGTGTGGATGAATGTGCTTTTGAGAGTCTGAGAGCTATAGCAAAGGAGAAACCTTTACGTCAATACTTGATTGAGTCTGTTGACAATTGGGTAAACAAAGAAGAGGCATTTTTAACGGACAAATTTATTTTTTGTTTTATGGTTCGAATTATCCTGCTTTATCTGGTAATAAACTTTCATTTTTTCCTTACAAATCCTTTTATAAAAACTCTGCCTATTTTTTATTGGGATAACTATGGATTATATAGAAACTTGGAAAGAAGTTATACAAAGGCCGTCTAATTTTTATAGAAAAATGCCAACGGCCGGAGGATACGCTGAGCCGCTCACTTTTGCAGCAATCAGCTATTTCATATACGGACTTTTGACTGCACTTTTTAACCGCGGTATGATGGGAGGCATGTCTGGATATGGAGGTATGTATGGGTATGGAATGGGTTCAGGAGGGTATGGTCTTACTACCGCCCTTATGATGGCAATCATGATGCCTATTATAGGTATTATCTCCATCTTTATCGGAGCTGCAATACTTTATATCATCTATAAAGTGCTTGGAGGAAAAGGGAGCTATGAAGGTACTGTAAGATTCATATCTTATGCGACTGCAGTGATGCTGCTTTCCTGGATTCCGTTTATCGGCTGGATCTTTGGGTTTTACGGAATATATCTCTATATCTTGGGCGGCATGATCGTACACGATGTAAGTATGGTTAAATCAGCGATAGCTGTACTCCTGCCTACTTTCCTGATCATCTTAATTGTCATAATTATGGTAGTTCTGGCAGGATCAATTGCATATACCATGATTTTTCCATCCTGATTTGGTTTCTCCTTTCTGGAGATTATATATTATTTTTTGATGTGTCTCCCAAATTCTTTGAAGTTTATTGCCTTAAGCTAAATATTTATATATAAGAAATTACTTTAAATGCATCTACACGGCTAATACGTGATCAAAAATGCCAAGATGGCGGAGCGGCTACGCAATCGCCTGCAGAGCGATACCATTCCGGTTCGAATCCGGATCTTGGCTTTCTCTTCTAATAATTGATTTAGCCTAAAACTATATATTCAATAACGTGCTTTAAAAGAATCCACTTTGTGCCAAGGTGGCGGAGCGGCTACGCAATCGCCTGCAGAGCGATACCATTCCGGTTCGAATCCGGACCTTGGCTTTTTAAACACTTTCTACTTCTCTGTAAGAAATCTTTTAATTCTTATCGAATCTTTTCTAAATCTTTTTTGTTTTAAATCTAACTTCTCCAGAGGATCTGCTTTTGTTTTTTCAGCTGACAACCCAATTATGTTTTAATCTGGTATTTTTTATATCAAGAGAATACTAATTCTGGGCATGGACATTGATGAACTCATGCGGAGGCTTTTCGAATTTTATCCTGATGGCTGCACTGTAGACGTA
The genomic region above belongs to Methanosarcina horonobensis HB-1 = JCM 15518 and contains:
- the bfr gene encoding bacterioferritin; the protein is MKGDQKLIDCLNARLADELAAINQYFVHAEMCENWNYDRLGDVIEKRAITEMRHAEKLIERILFLEGKPIVSNLSEIRIGGQVPEMHDHDHWAEEEAIKGYNQAIRLAAELGDNDTKVLLESILKEETEHIDWIEAQMDQINQVGVQNYLAQQIHE
- the bfr gene encoding bacterioferritin, which translates into the protein MIINCENYNFLCIGGLCIKGNEKIIDSLNALLADELTAINQYFLHAEMCENWNYDRLGDVIEKRSITEMRHAEKLIERILFLEGKPIVINLNKIHIGDEVPKMHEYDHQAEEESIRAYNEAIRLAAEVGDNNTKTLLESFLKDEEEHIDWIEAQQDQINQIGIQNYLAQQIYEK
- a CDS encoding YIP1 family protein, producing the protein MDYIETWKEVIQRPSNFYRKMPTAGGYAEPLTFAAISYFIYGLLTALFNRGMMGGMSGYGGMYGYGMGSGGYGLTTALMMAIMMPIIGIISIFIGAAILYIIYKVLGGKGSYEGTVRFISYATAVMLLSWIPFIGWIFGFYGIYLYILGGMIVHDVSMVKSAIAVLLPTFLIILIVIIMVVLAGSIAYTMIFPS